From one Aggregicoccus sp. 17bor-14 genomic stretch:
- a CDS encoding PfkB family carbohydrate kinase produces the protein MSAQVLLVGHYCHDRLQRAEGERHTLGGSAAYVSRVLAAAGVEHKVAGLVGEDFRYAHEVLHPAQVQGPHTTEFVARFDGEARTLTLGHVAPPVSAAQVRALGSAPLGLACGIAGEVLPEALEALLGACERVLVDAQALVRERGPAGEVRQRRLEGTAYAPLLARVHVLKASEEEAALLDLERLRARSCVVVTRGERGCTVLEGTAVHEVAAPRVQAVDPTGAGDCFLAGFALGLLRGLPPRACAELACRFGAQAVTQVGVPRLDAAAVQRLL, from the coding sequence ATGAGCGCGCAGGTGCTGCTCGTGGGCCACTACTGCCACGACCGGCTGCAGCGCGCGGAGGGCGAGCGCCACACGCTGGGAGGCTCCGCGGCCTACGTGTCGCGCGTGCTCGCGGCGGCCGGCGTCGAGCACAAAGTGGCCGGCCTCGTGGGCGAGGACTTCCGCTACGCGCACGAGGTGCTGCACCCCGCGCAGGTACAGGGCCCGCACACCACCGAGTTCGTCGCCCGCTTCGACGGCGAGGCGCGCACGCTGACGCTCGGCCACGTGGCGCCGCCGGTGAGCGCCGCCCAGGTGCGGGCGCTGGGAAGCGCGCCCCTGGGGCTCGCCTGCGGCATCGCGGGAGAGGTCCTGCCCGAGGCGCTCGAGGCGCTGCTCGGCGCGTGCGAGCGCGTGCTGGTGGATGCGCAGGCGCTGGTGCGCGAGCGCGGCCCCGCGGGCGAGGTGCGCCAACGCCGGCTCGAGGGCACGGCCTACGCGCCCCTGCTCGCGCGCGTGCACGTGCTCAAGGCGAGCGAGGAGGAGGCAGCGCTGCTCGACCTCGAGCGCCTGCGCGCGCGCAGCTGCGTGGTGGTGACGCGCGGAGAGCGCGGCTGCACGGTCCTGGAGGGCACGGCCGTGCACGAGGTGGCGGCGCCGCGCGTGCAGGCCGTGGACCCCACCGGCGCCGGGGACTGCTTCCTCGCGGGCTTTGCGCTGGGGCTCCTGCGTGGGCTCCCTCCTCGCGCGTGCGCAGAGCTCGCCTGCCGCTTCGGCGCGCAGGCAGTGACGCAGGTGGGGGTGCCCCGCCTGGATGCGGCGGCGGTGCAACGGCTGCTGTGA
- a CDS encoding 1-acyl-sn-glycerol-3-phosphate acyltransferase, with amino-acid sequence MLRQLLPSLFSPLSLLPEGPRRAVVRRLLDRVWGHYADIHVEGLSEVPADPVLYVCNHLSNADGLTLQRALRPRRAWFLAGVKLQQTAMTRLATETVDTIFIRPGSPDIEALRRSVDTLKEGRSVLVFPEGGRSRTASLMRAQKGVALIAQRAGVPIVPMAVTGTEKLMPIDDTNMGGERLYRARIDVKFGAPLQLEALKAEVEAQGAEDPRQALVDAVMRRVARLLPPSYRGVYADEGPDAQAGA; translated from the coding sequence ATGCTCCGCCAGCTGCTGCCCTCCCTCTTCTCTCCCCTCTCCCTGCTGCCCGAAGGCCCGCGGCGCGCCGTGGTGCGCCGCCTCCTGGACCGGGTCTGGGGCCACTACGCAGACATCCACGTGGAGGGGCTCTCGGAGGTGCCGGCGGACCCCGTGCTCTACGTCTGCAACCACCTCTCCAACGCGGACGGCCTCACCCTGCAGCGCGCGCTGCGGCCGCGCCGCGCGTGGTTCCTCGCGGGCGTGAAGCTGCAGCAGACCGCGATGACCCGGCTCGCCACCGAGACCGTGGACACCATCTTCATCCGCCCCGGCTCCCCGGACATCGAGGCGCTGCGCCGCAGCGTGGACACGCTGAAGGAGGGGCGAAGCGTGCTGGTGTTCCCCGAAGGGGGCCGCAGCCGCACCGCCAGCCTCATGCGCGCACAGAAGGGCGTGGCGCTCATCGCGCAGCGCGCCGGCGTGCCCATCGTGCCCATGGCCGTCACCGGCACCGAGAAGCTGATGCCCATCGACGACACGAACATGGGCGGCGAGCGCCTCTACCGCGCGCGCATCGACGTGAAGTTCGGCGCCCCGCTGCAGCTCGAGGCGCTCAAGGCCGAGGTGGAGGCCCAGGGCGCCGAGGACCCGCGCCAAGCGCTCGTGGACGCCGTGATGCGCCGCGTGGCCCGGCTGCTGCCCCCCTCCTACCGCGGCGTCTACGCGGACGAGGGGCCCGACGCGCAGGCTGGCGCGTAG
- a CDS encoding cell wall metabolism sensor histidine kinase WalK encodes MADPSPRLLCVSDDAALLAQLRAVLQPAGYAVDAAAPGPAVQALLGEAALLLLDLRGGAPGAARALLTAPGAPPRLALVDAAALEAPPPAGADAVLAPPLGAGPLLALVRTLVRLGSAEAKARVLASELTRRAQLLDAALASAADAFSIYDRDRRLVFLNPSAAGRPGVPLDALLGRTARELPLDPASLESFARDLDQAYESRAVLRGRARLPRPGSALGPRYTEYLMSPALGEDGQVEAMIVISRDVTEQRRAEEFREQFIGILGHDLRNPLNAVSMTVQQLGRLGAFAAYPQHEARLTQATGRMQRMIRQLLDFARARLGGQLPLVRAPVDLCTLVRGAVEELQASHPGRSVQLECCAHARGQWDRDRLEQVVGNLLANALKYSPAQGEVRVTVEADEDADGESDGEVRLLVHNGGEPIPAELLPHLFEPFRRAGGEDAAEGAYAAGLGLGLYISDQVVRAHGGRIEVRSSRDAGTTVTAHLPRG; translated from the coding sequence ATGGCGGACCCCTCCCCGCGCCTCCTGTGCGTCAGCGACGATGCCGCCCTGCTCGCGCAGCTGCGCGCGGTGCTGCAGCCGGCAGGCTACGCCGTGGACGCGGCCGCTCCCGGTCCAGCCGTGCAGGCGCTGCTCGGGGAGGCGGCGCTCCTGCTGCTGGACCTGCGGGGGGGCGCCCCCGGGGCGGCGCGCGCGCTGCTCACGGCCCCGGGCGCGCCGCCGCGGCTCGCGCTGGTGGACGCGGCCGCGCTCGAGGCGCCGCCGCCCGCGGGCGCGGACGCCGTGCTGGCGCCGCCGCTGGGGGCGGGGCCGCTGCTCGCGCTGGTGCGCACGCTGGTGCGCCTGGGAAGCGCGGAGGCGAAGGCGCGGGTGCTCGCGAGCGAGCTCACGCGGCGCGCGCAGCTGCTGGACGCGGCGCTCGCCTCGGCGGCGGATGCCTTCAGCATCTACGACCGCGATCGCCGGCTCGTCTTCCTCAACCCGTCCGCCGCGGGGCGCCCGGGCGTGCCGCTGGACGCGCTGCTGGGCCGCACCGCGCGCGAGCTGCCGCTGGATCCGGCGTCGCTCGAGTCCTTCGCGCGCGACCTGGACCAGGCCTACGAGAGCCGGGCCGTGCTGCGCGGGCGCGCGAGGCTTCCGCGCCCGGGCTCGGCGCTGGGGCCGCGCTACACCGAGTACCTCATGTCCCCGGCGCTCGGCGAGGACGGCCAGGTCGAGGCGATGATCGTCATCAGCCGCGACGTGACCGAGCAGCGGCGCGCGGAGGAGTTCCGCGAGCAGTTCATCGGCATCCTCGGCCACGACCTGCGAAACCCGCTCAACGCCGTCTCCATGACGGTGCAGCAGCTCGGAAGGCTCGGCGCCTTCGCGGCCTACCCGCAGCACGAGGCGCGGCTCACCCAGGCCACCGGGCGCATGCAGCGCATGATCCGCCAGCTGCTGGACTTCGCGCGGGCGCGGCTGGGCGGGCAGCTCCCGCTCGTGCGCGCGCCGGTGGACCTGTGCACGCTCGTGCGCGGCGCGGTGGAGGAGCTGCAGGCGAGCCACCCGGGCCGCAGCGTGCAGCTCGAGTGCTGCGCACACGCCCGCGGGCAGTGGGACCGCGACCGGCTCGAGCAGGTGGTGGGCAACCTGCTCGCCAACGCGCTCAAGTACAGCCCCGCGCAGGGCGAGGTGCGCGTCACCGTGGAAGCGGATGAGGACGCAGATGGGGAGTCAGACGGCGAGGTGCGCCTGCTCGTGCACAACGGCGGGGAGCCGATTCCCGCGGAGCTGCTGCCGCACCTCTTCGAGCCCTTCCGCCGCGCGGGCGGCGAGGACGCGGCGGAGGGCGCGTACGCGGCGGGGCTGGGGCTGGGCCTCTACATCAGCGACCAGGTGGTGCGGGCCCACGGGGGGCGCATCGAGGTGCGCTCCTCCCGGGACGCGGGCACCACCGTGACGGCGCACCTGCCGCGCGGCTAG
- a CDS encoding PLP-dependent cysteine synthase family protein, protein MSLPTRPCRPLPADGRFLQQVGPTPLVPVRLQPDAPTIWCKLEFLNPSGSTKDRIARYMLEKAWRLGELCPGGEVIEASSGSTSIALALASAQMGVRFTAVMPEGVSRERVLTIRAYGGEVLLTPKSEGMAGAMARAASEARARKAFAPLQFENPDNAEAHRVWTGQEVLSQVPGGLVHGVVSGVGTGGTIVGLYQAFREAGCPVVPFAARPIAGLTGSDLECCSFSARVPGVVDGMSKLYCEERLEGLQVLNVSDEVAVCTARALIKRGFPVGPSSGLNYAAAVEAARRLGPHAQVVTVFADRMERYFSTELIQGLDAPAKGTAAA, encoded by the coding sequence ATGAGCCTTCCCACCCGTCCCTGCCGCCCCCTGCCCGCCGACGGCCGCTTCCTGCAGCAGGTGGGCCCCACGCCGCTGGTGCCGGTGCGGCTGCAGCCGGACGCGCCCACCATCTGGTGCAAGCTCGAGTTCCTCAACCCCAGCGGCTCCACCAAGGACCGCATCGCGCGCTACATGCTGGAGAAGGCGTGGCGGCTCGGGGAGCTGTGCCCGGGCGGCGAGGTCATCGAGGCGAGCAGCGGCTCCACCTCCATCGCGCTCGCGCTCGCCTCCGCGCAGATGGGCGTGCGCTTCACCGCGGTGATGCCCGAGGGCGTCAGCCGCGAGCGCGTGCTCACCATCCGCGCCTACGGCGGCGAGGTGCTGCTCACCCCGAAGAGCGAGGGCATGGCGGGCGCCATGGCGCGCGCCGCGAGCGAGGCGCGCGCGCGCAAGGCCTTCGCGCCGCTGCAGTTCGAGAACCCCGACAACGCCGAGGCCCACCGCGTGTGGACGGGCCAGGAGGTGCTCAGCCAGGTGCCCGGCGGGCTCGTGCACGGCGTGGTGAGCGGCGTGGGCACGGGCGGCACCATCGTGGGGCTCTACCAGGCCTTCCGCGAGGCGGGCTGCCCGGTGGTGCCCTTCGCGGCGCGGCCCATCGCGGGGCTCACCGGCTCGGACCTCGAGTGCTGCAGCTTCAGCGCGCGCGTGCCCGGCGTGGTGGACGGGATGAGCAAGCTGTACTGCGAGGAGCGGCTCGAGGGGCTGCAGGTGCTCAACGTCTCGGACGAGGTGGCGGTGTGCACCGCGCGCGCGCTCATCAAGCGCGGCTTCCCCGTGGGCCCCTCCAGCGGCCTCAACTACGCGGCCGCGGTGGAGGCCGCGCGGAGGCTCGGCCCCCACGCGCAGGTGGTGACGGTGTTCGCCGACCGCATGGAGCGCTACTTCTCCACCGAGCTCATCCAGGGGCTCGATGCCCCGGCGAAGGGCACCGCAGCCGCCTGA
- a CDS encoding glycosyltransferase 87 family protein: protein MTPSAPDTLPPSPWLRPAWLLGALALVAVLVRAYPLLRAGAWGLPVDYDEGVYFSASALLTQGVWPYRDFVFVHPPGLLLVLAPVSAWARAVEPGTVFALARWASVAVGGANVLLLGRLAWRAWGRAAGLAAAALYALHPVCVAAEHGVFLEPSLNLFGLLCAGAGLAALQEGRRRVGLWAGVLAGGALSIKLWALAAVAGVLAAAGRRLRVGAFGAGLALALAVLVGPFALQAPGRFLEQVFAFHARRPPDGDLSRLLRMQEMFVGRGALGLALLAAVGALFAVRRWREDAAARFAFTGAVLTVGAFLAAATYWDQYNAFLAPFLCLLAALGAAQLWAGAGRFALARRGAVALAVLLAVVLEQRVVRREGRAQFFERFVPHYAPAEGADIWAMKPAP from the coding sequence ATGACTCCTTCCGCACCGGACACGCTCCCTCCCTCCCCCTGGCTGCGGCCCGCGTGGCTGCTGGGCGCGCTCGCGCTCGTCGCGGTGCTCGTGCGCGCGTACCCCTTGCTGCGCGCCGGCGCGTGGGGGCTGCCGGTGGACTACGACGAGGGCGTCTACTTCTCCGCCTCCGCGCTGCTCACGCAGGGGGTGTGGCCCTACCGCGACTTCGTCTTCGTCCATCCGCCGGGGCTGCTGCTCGTGCTCGCCCCCGTGTCCGCGTGGGCGCGCGCGGTGGAGCCCGGGACCGTCTTCGCCCTCGCGCGGTGGGCGAGCGTGGCGGTGGGCGGCGCGAACGTGCTGCTGCTCGGGCGGCTCGCGTGGCGCGCCTGGGGACGGGCGGCAGGGCTGGCCGCGGCCGCGCTCTACGCGCTCCATCCGGTCTGCGTCGCGGCGGAGCACGGGGTGTTCCTCGAGCCCTCGCTCAACCTCTTCGGGCTGCTGTGCGCGGGGGCGGGCCTCGCTGCGCTACAGGAGGGCCGCAGGCGCGTGGGCCTCTGGGCGGGCGTGCTCGCGGGGGGCGCGCTGAGCATCAAGCTGTGGGCCCTGGCCGCGGTGGCGGGCGTGCTCGCGGCGGCGGGGAGACGGCTGCGCGTGGGGGCCTTCGGCGCGGGGCTGGCGCTCGCGCTCGCGGTCCTGGTAGGGCCGTTCGCGCTGCAGGCGCCGGGGCGCTTCCTCGAGCAGGTCTTCGCCTTCCATGCGCGCAGGCCTCCGGACGGAGACCTCTCGCGGCTGCTGCGGATGCAGGAGATGTTCGTGGGCCGCGGCGCGCTGGGGCTCGCGCTCCTCGCGGCCGTGGGGGCGCTCTTCGCCGTGCGCCGCTGGCGTGAGGACGCCGCCGCGCGCTTCGCGTTCACCGGCGCGGTGCTCACCGTCGGAGCCTTCCTCGCGGCGGCCACCTACTGGGACCAGTACAACGCCTTCCTCGCGCCCTTCCTCTGCCTCCTCGCGGCACTCGGCGCGGCGCAGCTGTGGGCGGGGGCAGGGCGCTTCGCGCTCGCCCGCAGGGGCGCGGTGGCGCTCGCGGTGCTGCTCGCCGTGGTCCTGGAGCAGCGCGTGGTGCGGCGCGAGGGGCGGGCGCAGTTCTTCGAGCGCTTCGTGCCGCACTACGCGCCCGCGGAGGGCGCGGACATCTGGGCGATGAAGCCGGCGCCTTGA
- a CDS encoding aromatic ring-hydroxylating dioxygenase subunit alpha: MARPEDTTTARSPHVTVVKLPHRWFILCASRELGTKPLARTLQGTPLVLFRDARGRPAALLDRCPHRNVPLSLGRVRDGELECGYHGWRFDTGGACRAVPGLVGEPGAKSRCAQVFATREQDGFVWAYSTAGAEPTHEPFRFPLLDARGYTTVRREVRAPGTLHATLENTLDVPHTAFLHGGLFRTEKARGEIEVAVRRTSERVEAEYIGEPAPPGLAGKLLAPGGGVVQHFDRFLMPSIAQVEYRLGDKSHLIVTSAMTPVSDFDTRVYAVVTFRLPLPGWLVRPFLTPVALHIFRQDARVLERQAQTLRHFGSEAYASTELDVLGPAILRLLQQAERGRPAQQEPGSAAETMVETRVKMRV; the protein is encoded by the coding sequence ATGGCCCGCCCCGAGGACACCACCACCGCGCGCAGCCCCCACGTCACCGTGGTGAAGCTGCCCCACCGCTGGTTCATCCTCTGCGCCTCGCGCGAGCTGGGCACGAAGCCGCTCGCGCGCACGCTGCAGGGCACGCCCCTCGTCCTCTTCCGCGATGCGCGCGGCCGCCCCGCGGCGCTGCTGGACCGCTGCCCGCACCGCAACGTGCCGCTGAGCTTGGGCCGCGTGCGCGACGGGGAGCTCGAGTGCGGCTATCACGGCTGGCGCTTCGACACAGGCGGCGCCTGCCGCGCCGTGCCCGGGCTCGTCGGAGAGCCGGGGGCGAAGAGCCGCTGCGCGCAGGTGTTCGCCACGCGCGAGCAGGACGGCTTCGTCTGGGCCTACTCCACCGCTGGCGCCGAGCCCACGCACGAGCCCTTCCGCTTTCCCCTCCTGGATGCGCGCGGCTACACCACCGTGCGCCGCGAGGTGCGCGCCCCCGGCACGCTGCACGCGACGCTGGAGAACACGCTGGACGTGCCCCACACCGCCTTCCTGCACGGCGGGCTCTTCCGCACCGAGAAGGCGCGCGGGGAGATCGAGGTCGCGGTGCGCCGCACCAGCGAGCGCGTGGAGGCCGAGTACATCGGCGAGCCCGCGCCGCCCGGGCTCGCCGGAAAGCTGCTCGCGCCGGGCGGCGGCGTGGTGCAGCACTTCGACCGCTTCCTCATGCCCTCCATCGCGCAGGTGGAGTACCGGCTCGGGGACAAGAGCCACCTCATCGTCACCTCGGCGATGACCCCCGTGTCCGACTTCGACACGCGCGTCTACGCCGTCGTCACCTTCCGCCTCCCGCTGCCCGGCTGGCTCGTGCGCCCCTTCCTCACCCCGGTGGCGCTGCACATCTTCCGGCAGGACGCGCGCGTGCTCGAACGCCAGGCCCAGACGCTGCGCCACTTCGGCAGCGAGGCCTACGCCTCCACCGAGCTGGACGTGCTCGGCCCCGCCATCCTGCGCCTGCTGCAGCAGGCCGAGCGCGGGCGCCCCGCGCAGCAGGAGCCCGGCAGCGCCGCGGAGACCATGGTCGAGACGCGCGTGAAGATGCGCGTGTGA